The window gattttaaaagaTGGTTGTCTCCCGTTTCAATTAGATTCTGGCAAGTGGAAACTTGTTTGCTAGCTATATAATCCTCACGGTTTACGTGAGGGAACATGTTTCTAAATGATCAAATATAGgaattaatctaaaaaataaataaaagatagtGAGTAGTAAAATATGGGAATTGATTTgctttctttcaattttttatgttattgcTATGGATTTCTGGCTATACGAGTGTCTTACCTTATCCAAGTTTTGCAGATGTTAACAATGAGAAATGGGTTAAGCCTTTATCCTATTTGCGTGCCGGGTATGCTGCAGTCCGATCAGGTTTCTCAAATGCGGGCGGATGTCTATGACACCAATAAATACTCAGATGTAAATATGATGAAACAAGTTATCCTGGACCAGAACATCTTAGCTGATTCGCTTCTCAGGCTACCGGAAAATTTTGTTAAGCAGGAGCTTGTGTCCGATTTCTCAACTATGCTCGGTTCAAAGACTTCAATGGAAGTGGAATCAATCATGCAGCAGCAGCATCACTTGGGAGCATTTCAACTCTCCAGGTCATTTCAAGTAGGGGCTTTTCAACTCATTGTTTAATTTGCTTCATCACATCTTTCAAAGATGTAGATTTTTCAAGTGCATTGTAGTGTATCACCAATGCGAAAAACCTTTTGTCAGAAGAGTGAGAAGTTGTTGCTGCGTCAGCCTTCGACGGAGGATTGCCCTCAAACTTGCTCTACTGGTAGGAATCTGATCTCAATCtgtttgaaagaaaaatacttGTTGTGATTTATTGTTTCTCACCTTCTGAATAATCATATTAGGAGCAAAAGCTGGATCTTCAATCCGTTTGGACACTCGATTATCCGATTTGAAGGCGGATGTTTTGGAAGAATCGGACATTCTACTTACGAGCTATGTTAATGACCCAGTCTTCTCATCTCATGACAAGTAGAATGTCTGATATGTTAATTAGAAATAGAAAGCTAGCTTTTGATTCTGGTGTTTTTTTGTATGGCTACCTTTTAGCATGTATGTGTTGGATGCTAAagctatttttttgttgagaaGCCTAGATATAATTTATGGTATGAGTAATTAAGTTTTGATGTCAtggtttgttattttaatCACTGTTATTTTGATTCGATAtaataaatcaacataaattatgttttgCAAATACAGTATATTGGATTAgtacaaaaaatagtttccgACGACGTATTCGGTGAATTGTTTCATGTGACTGAAAATAGTTAGATCATTTAATGACAGTTCTATGTATGAACAAAATCATGCAAAAATCGATATCTTTTCCGGTGGagacaacaattttttaaaacacaattatatgAGAAGGCATCAAGTTTTAGACACttctattaaattattttcacttcTAAAAAGAATTTCGTTGATTTGTACACTAAAATTTGACTATgcgttaaattttttttgctaaatttaaatacactttcatcatatttttgtgtattttacaACTTCTCTTTATTCCAAAAACACTTTAAACTTACCTGGAGGTATAAATTATACGCACAAATACACATGTAGCACCATgtgtaaaaatttcaaaaattaagttttgaatttttttattggatcAAATTATTAGTGTATGCGCTGGCGTTGGTAAATACATCGAGAAGTAAAATTATTCAAGAAATATTGTCTGTGATGCGGATATTATGAATGatgatataaatttaaaaaataataataattagcTTATCTATAATGTTACATGGGTTTGAGACAataagaaatagtaaaaatcaaaattttgaaataagtaCAAAAATACATGGACGTGTCACAGTAACTCGTCTCtaacttcataatttttgcTCATTGTTAATTTGTTACTATGATTTGATCAAGTACCATAACATGTAGACACACTTGATCGTCATTGCGGTCAACCACTCTTTGGACCAAAGTCACTACCGCTCAAAATAAACACTACCTGGATTCTTAatagaagaaataaataagaggATTATTATCAAAATGAGGTCAACATGCCAAAAAAAGAGAATTGTTACTAATCATAAGAGAGGCATTGTATTGAAGATACAACATGGTGGCAAAGTTGTAGAGAGTAGGAATATTTgattgtatttcttttttatgtgtATTTCGAATGATACAAGAGCCCCGTTTTATAGGGTAATACAATCATGGAAAACATCTCCTTTTACTCTAGTAACTATCAATTATTTAATGCTCTTAGGTAATGCAACACCATTTAATTGATATGGCAATTACCAATTTGTTGGTAAATGGTACTAGCCGTTAGGTGTTATTTGACACTCTCCCTCAAGTTGAGCAAGGGTATCTCCAATGTTCAACTTGGCTAGAATTTCTTTGAAGCTTCTTGGATTCACGGCTTTAGTTAAAATATCTGCCAGCTGCTCTTCAGATCGAACAAATGGGAATTTGATAATTCCTCCTTCaagtttttctttaataaagtGGCGATCGACCTCCACAAGCTTGGTTCTGTCGTGTTGTACTGGATTCTCAAATATGCTGATTGCGGCTTTATTATCACAGAATAGCTTGCTCTTACGGTTTGGTGAAAAACCGATTTTAGTGAGTAGCCATCTTAGCCACATGATCTCCATGAGTCCACTCTTGATGCCTCAGAACTCTGCTTCCGCACTTGATAGAGCTACAACCTTTTGCTTCTTACTTCTCCAAGTAACTAGGTTGCCTCCTACAAATGTGAAGTATCCGCCGGTTGACTTTCTGTCGACTGGATTGCTTGCCCAATCGGCATCTGTATAGCCATCGATCTCGAGATCATCTCCTTTCTTTAAAAAAACTCCATAGTTTGTCGTGCCCTTAAGATACCTCACAATCCTGAGAGCTGCATCCATATGCTCTTTTTGAGGTTGGTGCATAAACTGACTGACGACTCCTACTGCATATGTGATGTCGAGTCTGGTATGAGAAAGATAGATTACTTTCCCAACTAATCTTTGGTATTTCTCTCGGTCTGTGGATCTAGCTCATTCGACTATCTTTAACCCATGATTCGTTATCATAGGCGTTTTAGCAGACCTGCAGTCTAGGAGTCCGGTTTCTGCCAAAagatcaagtacatatttcctCTATCTCAGAAAAATTCCATGTCCTGATCTCAATACTTCTATCCTAAGAAGTATTTGAGGGGACCAAGATCCTTCATGTCAAATTCTTTGAACAAGTTGGTTTTGAGATTGCTGATTTCTTCTACATCATCCCATGCGATAATCATATCGTCCACATAGATGATAAGACATGTTATCTTATCTCCCCTTCTCTTTGTGAAAAGTGTATGATCAAAAAGACTCTGTTTGAATCCATGCTTGATCATTGCTTGGCAGAATCTTCCAAACCATATTCTTGGAGATTGCTTTAGTTCGTACAAAGTCTTCTTCAATCTGCACACTTGTCCTGGGTCAAATTCGCCATCAAATCCTAGTGGGATTGCCATGTAAACTTCCTTGTTTTTCTCTAACTCTCCGTGAAGAAAGGCATTTGTCACATCAAATTGATGTAACGACCAACCTTTACAAGCTGCAACTGATAGTAGTGCTCAGATCGTGTTCAACTTGGCAACTAGGGAGAAAGTTTCATCATAATCGATTCCATAAACTTGACTGTATCCTTTGGCCACCAATCGCGCCTTGTATCTCTCGATTGATCCATCTGCACGTCTTTTGATTGTGAAGACCCACCTACATCCGACTGGTTTCTTCCCCTTTGGTAAAGTGCATTTCTCCCACGTTTCGTTCTTTATCAAGGCATCAATTTCTTTCTTCATGACTTCTCTCCAATGTTTGTGTTTTGACCGCCTCTTCAAAAGATTGGagaatttcttcttcctcatataGAGCCGCCTCAAAAGCTCAAGCCATTTCCGTGAGGTGGCCTTGGGTATATTTGctattgaatattttgttttccgCCCTTTCCAGTCTGGATAGTATCTCTTGGGAGGTATTCCCCTCGTGCTTCTGTGTGGTAGTTCATACCGTCCTGTATTCTCGATCTTGCCACTGTCTTCATTGTCTTCGTTTATCCTGTCAGTGTCAGTATTATCTAATGGAACTGAGTTGGTTTCAGAGTCGTTTACCTCAGGATTCGAAGACGGGGTTGATGGCTGGTTGTTATTTCCGAACTCAGTGATCTGACCAGTGAAATGTGATGGAGTATTGGTTTGGCTAACTTCTTCTGGTGGACTATTTTCTGTGACAGTGTTGGATTCTACTATGCTCTCATTTTCCTTTTGGTCAGATTCCTTATGTGTAGACTCAGGTTGTTGAGAAGGGATGTATAGCCAGTTTAGTGGGTCGCTAATTGGACTTTTGTTTGACTCTCCCCCTGACCACTGGATTGCCTATAATAGTACTTATTCTCAACAAAGTCACAGTTCATAGTTGTGTACATGTGTTTGGTTAAAGGATCATAGCACTGGTACCCCTTTTGGTTGACTCCATACCCTAGGACCACACATTTAACCGCACATGGGGAGAATTTGGTAGGCTCATGCTTTGGGATATGGACGAAGACCGTACAACCGAAATTTTTTGGGTCAAGGGTAAGAGAAGTTGGTTTTTGTATGGCTTCATGGTTGATAAAGGTATCAATAGGTGTTTTGAAGTTAAGGATACCTGTTGGGAGACGGTTCATAAGGTAGACTGTTGTAGCAACTGCTTCTGGCCAAAAAGATGTGGGAATCTAGGATTCGATGAGAAGGGCCCTAGTAATCTCGAGTATGTACCTATTCTTTCGTTCCgctaccccattttgttcAGGTGTGTAGCCACAAGAAGTTTGGTGGACAAGCCCTTTTTCAGTAAAGAAGGTTTTCATGTTTGTATTGATGTATTCCCCCCCGTTATCTGACCGCAGGATTTGGATTGTCTGGTTATATTGGGTTTGGACAAGACTGTATAATTGggtaaatttttaaaaaaacttcggatttatattttaggaaatatacCCAAGTCATACGAGAAAAGTCATCTGtgaaaagaaggaaatagcGTAGACCCTGACCTCCACTGATTGGAGCAGGGCCCCAAACATCCGAATGAATTAAGGCAAAATGGGTAAGTACTCGAGTATTATTCAACTTAAAAGATTGGCGATGGCTCTTAGTCAGATGACAAGTTTCACAATCAAGAGAATTCACACCGAGACTATCTTAGGGAGCAATAACTTAAGATATCCTATGGAAGGATGCCCTAACGACGGTGTAAGAGCCAAGCCTGCTTGTCAGTTGGTCTGTGAGCAAGTAACGTCGTACTTTGTTGGGCCATCGCATCCACGTAGTACAGTCCACTTCgttcagtgccacgcccaactACCGTTCCCGTCTTGATATCCTGTAGCATGCAAAAGTGAGGTTgcattagtaattttaatccaaGTTCCCTTGTAGCATGACTAACTGATAGGAGCttatgagaaaaagtagggaCGAAAAGGCAGTTAGAGAGGCAGAGAGTTGGAGAAATAACGATGGTGCCCGCCCCCTCTACTTGAGCTAAATCTCCACTGGCCGTTTGGACATAGGTTTTAGTgggttttgatatttttaggaAATCAGAGGGGTCGAAGGAGATTGTGGCGGTAGCACCACAGTCAAAGATCCATTGCTTTTCTTTAAACGAGTTTTGACATGTTATAGTGGGCTGAAATTGGAGACTCTCAGGGTCAATTTGGGAATTTTTGGGTTTGGTGGGgttaaaatgagatttttcaaGAATTGTGGGGTCAATTCAGAATTTTTGGTGgttaattttggaattttcgGAAGCTGGGGGGTGAAAAACAGAGATGGGTTTGGAGTGGGGTTTGGGGCGGTATTTTTGAAAGTTGGGGGGAGCGGTTTCGAATTTAGGAGAGTTGGGGGTATTTAAAGTGAAATCCCCCCCATTTCTCCCAACCCTAATCGGCGCCGTTTCTCCTCCAACCCTAATATCCGCCGTcttctcttcctcctcttctgAGATCGCCGGCGTCCTGTCGGCGATGGTGGCCACCGGTGCCGGAATACCATCGGACCACACCCTAGCAACCGAAACCGAGGCGACAGCCTTTTTCTCATTGGCTCCGCCTTTTCCGACGCTACCCACCGTGCTGGACTGGCCGTTGCTACTCGCCGTGTTGTCGATGTTGGTAGCGCAGTCCCCTACGGCCGCCACCGCCGTTCCTCTGCCTCCTCCGTTCCGGTTATGATTCTATCTATTCTTCTTCATATCTTCCCACCAATCGGGAAATCCATGGAGGTGGAAGCAAGTGTCTGCCGTGTGCTTCTTTCCACCGCAATGGCTGCACGTCAGCTTATTTTTGTCGGGATTTGCAGAGGTTTttggcggcggtggtggtcTGCTCCGGTCAGTTGCTGCCAAACCGACTCCGATGCCGGTTTCTCGTGAGTCACCGGAGGGTTTTAGGACCCGTTCGTTGGCAAATTTTTTGACAAAcacggattttgcatgtttttaagggcTAGATTTGACCCGTTTTAAATGtaaatcatgcaaattatgttcttaaattgtgtattctatacatttggtatttttgatgtgtttgttgataaatgatagaaaaagatagaaaaaggtGAAAAAAGGCCAAAGTGCAGCAGCCTCTGTTCGAGCCCATTCTGCCAGCGATTTTGAGGTCCAATCAGTGCTTAAttcataccattctcttcgtcttcgaaagagc is drawn from Salvia hispanica cultivar TCC Black 2014 chromosome 6, UniMelb_Shisp_WGS_1.0, whole genome shotgun sequence and contains these coding sequences:
- the LOC125193462 gene encoding uncharacterized protein LOC125193462 isoform X1: MANLYDDNHNHYYSPHESDDISLFLHQILLRSNSSPSHSHQSHLLPTSAPEQQLVSQITALNSCSTCGLANVSPDDCDYESEEAAAEKPRCSTKRTRAAEVHNLSEKRRRSRINEKMKALQNLIPNSNKTDKASMLDEVIEYLKQLQLQVQMLTMRNGLSLYPICVPGMLQSDQVSQMRADVYDTNKYSDVNMMKQVILDQNILADSLLRLPENFVKQELVSDFSTMLGSKTSMEVESIMQQQHHLGAFQLSSVSPMRKTFCQKSEKLLLRQPSTEDCPQTCSTGAKAGSSIRLDTRLSDLKADVLEESDILLTSYVNDPVFSSHDK
- the LOC125193462 gene encoding transcription factor PIF4 isoform X3 — protein: MANLYDDNHNHYYSPHESDDISLFLHQILLRSNSSPSHSHQSHLLPTSAPEQQLVSQITALNSCSTCGLANVSPDDCDYESEEAAAEKPRCSTKRTRAAEVHNLSEKRRRSRINEKMKALQNLIPNSNKTDKASMLDEVIEYLKQLQLQVQMLTMRNGLSLYPICVPGMLQSDQVSQMRADVYDTNKYSDVNMMKQVILDQNILADSLLRLPENFVKQELVSDFSTMLGSKTSMEVESIMQQQHHLGAFQLSRSFQSEKLLLRQPSTEDCPQTCSTGAKAGSSIRLDTRLSDLKADVLEESDILLTSYVNDPVFSSHDK
- the LOC125193462 gene encoding transcription factor PIF4 isoform X2, giving the protein MANLYDDNHNHYYSPHESDDISLFLHQILLRSNSSPSHSHQSHLLPTSAPEQQLVSQITALNSCSTCGLANVSPDDCDYESEEAAAEKPRCSTKRTRAAEVHNLSEKRRRSRINEKMKALQNLIPNSNKTDKASMLDEVIEYLKQLQLQVQMLTMRNGLSLYPICVPGMLQSDQVSQMRADVYDTNKYSDVNMMKQVILDQNILADSLLRLPENFVKQELVSDFSTMLGSKTSMEVESIMQQQHHLGAFQLSRSFQKSEKLLLRQPSTEDCPQTCSTGAKAGSSIRLDTRLSDLKADVLEESDILLTSYVNDPVFSSHDK